A part of Kitasatospora acidiphila genomic DNA contains:
- the tgmA gene encoding putative ATP-grasp-modified RiPP has product MPNTVPAPWGTTRMRPYADTPPVAALTAAIDPRTQVAVFHDQQGRTVEMGKHGTSTDTSAPTSTGGGDGDGQSGGQSQPTDLDSITANDQD; this is encoded by the coding sequence ATGCCGAACACCGTCCCCGCTCCGTGGGGTACCACCCGCATGCGCCCCTACGCCGACACGCCCCCGGTGGCAGCGCTGACCGCCGCGATCGACCCGCGCACCCAGGTCGCCGTCTTCCACGACCAGCAGGGCCGCACCGTGGAGATGGGCAAGCACGGCACCAGCACCGACACCAGCGCCCCGACCAGCACCGGTGGCGGTGACGGCGACGGGCAGAGCGGAGGCCAGTCCCAGCCGACCGACCTGGACAGCATCACCGCCAACGACCAGGACTGA
- the tgmB gene encoding ATP-grasp ribosomal peptide maturase — MTGERQRAVLVLTSPYDATADLVLRILADRRVPLVRADPGADLHQGAALTACYTGSGRRGTLTTASRTLDLDRVRSVWYRRPSNWQAPDGMAGQDAAFARSQAQWGVGGILGALPGAHYVNHPWRIRDAEHKPAQLDAALATGFAVPDTIVTSDPVHARRFCADQRGGAVYKPLWNSPYAKDSGAVQAWVAPVATDEITDAVSACPHLFQARVDKDFDVRLTAVGAELFAVRIDSPDLDWRRRQHLLTYTPIDVPPAVRRSVARYLERFQLVYGAFDFAVDQNGRWWFLECNSNGQWAFFPPPTTGAIATAIADQLEKGPVA; from the coding sequence ATGACCGGAGAGCGGCAGCGGGCCGTGCTGGTCCTGACCTCCCCCTATGACGCGACGGCCGACCTGGTCCTACGGATCCTGGCCGACCGCCGGGTCCCGCTCGTCCGTGCCGACCCCGGCGCCGATCTCCACCAGGGTGCCGCGCTGACCGCCTGCTACACCGGCAGCGGACGGCGGGGCACCCTCACCACCGCCAGCCGAACCCTCGACCTCGACCGGGTCCGTTCGGTCTGGTACCGGCGTCCATCGAACTGGCAGGCCCCGGACGGCATGGCGGGACAGGACGCGGCGTTCGCCCGCTCCCAGGCGCAGTGGGGCGTCGGCGGCATCCTCGGTGCTCTGCCCGGCGCCCACTACGTGAACCACCCCTGGCGGATCCGGGACGCCGAGCACAAGCCCGCCCAGCTCGACGCCGCGCTCGCCACCGGGTTCGCCGTCCCGGACACGATCGTCACCAGCGACCCCGTGCATGCTCGTCGCTTCTGCGCCGATCAGCGCGGCGGAGCCGTCTACAAGCCGCTGTGGAACTCCCCGTACGCCAAGGACAGCGGCGCTGTGCAGGCGTGGGTCGCGCCGGTCGCGACGGACGAGATCACCGACGCGGTCTCGGCCTGCCCGCACCTGTTCCAAGCCCGGGTGGACAAGGACTTCGACGTGCGGCTCACCGCCGTGGGAGCCGAGCTGTTCGCCGTGCGGATCGACAGCCCCGACCTGGACTGGCGCCGCCGCCAGCACCTGCTCACGTACACCCCGATCGACGTCCCGCCCGCCGTGCGCCGCTCCGTGGCCCGCTATCTGGAGCGGTTCCAACTCGTCTACGGCGCCTTCGACTTCGCCGTCGACCAGAACGGCCGGTGGTGGTTCCTCGAGTGCAACAGCAATGGGCAGTGGGCGTTCTTCCCGCCACCGACGACCGGTGCCATCGCCACTGCGATCGCCGACCAGCTAGAGAAAGGCCCTGTCGCATGA
- the tgmC gene encoding ATP-grasp peptide maturase system methyltransferase, whose protein sequence is MTPTSAGLRAALAQQLAADGYLTDPAWRAAVEAVPREVFVSDYFREIDGSFPTAYEPVTESGDRWLQTVYSNQTLITQLDGRLRPGDTDGPAAGSPSSSSTLPSLVVQTWHQLDVQPGHRILEIGTGTGYSTALGAHRLGDGNITSIEVDPGVAARAAASLKAAGFAPHLVVGDGLAGHRSEAPYDRLIATCAVRTLPYAWLHQVRPGGKILVTFSGWMFAYGLALLTVTRPGEATGRFLPGYTSFMIARPHDRPPRQNPALLPGDETSTRLDPAILSSWTGSWVAQLAAPSAERIGAGCQQILADHATGSQARTAPDGNGGWTVTQRGPLRLWDQVESAVRDWQHAGAPHQEQFGITITGCGQRVWIGTEDGPGWNLPV, encoded by the coding sequence ATGACTCCCACGTCCGCCGGGCTGCGTGCCGCCCTTGCCCAGCAGTTGGCCGCTGACGGCTACCTCACCGACCCGGCCTGGCGCGCCGCCGTCGAGGCGGTCCCCCGCGAGGTCTTCGTCAGCGACTACTTCCGCGAGATCGACGGTTCGTTCCCCACCGCCTACGAGCCCGTCACCGAAAGCGGTGACCGCTGGCTGCAGACGGTCTACAGCAACCAGACCCTCATCACCCAACTCGACGGGCGGCTACGGCCAGGTGACACGGACGGACCGGCTGCCGGCTCCCCGTCGTCATCCTCGACCCTGCCGTCACTCGTCGTGCAGACGTGGCACCAGCTCGACGTCCAGCCCGGCCACCGGATCCTGGAGATCGGTACCGGCACCGGCTACTCGACCGCACTCGGCGCGCACCGCCTGGGCGACGGGAACATCACCAGCATCGAGGTCGACCCGGGGGTGGCCGCCCGGGCTGCCGCCTCCTTGAAGGCGGCCGGGTTCGCGCCGCACCTGGTCGTCGGCGACGGGCTGGCCGGCCACCGGTCCGAGGCGCCGTACGACCGGCTGATCGCCACCTGCGCCGTCCGCACCCTGCCCTACGCCTGGCTCCACCAGGTCCGGCCGGGCGGGAAGATCCTGGTCACGTTCTCCGGGTGGATGTTCGCCTACGGCCTCGCCCTGCTGACCGTCACCAGGCCGGGCGAGGCGACGGGCCGGTTCCTGCCCGGCTACACCAGCTTCATGATCGCCCGCCCGCACGACCGGCCGCCCCGCCAGAACCCGGCGCTGCTGCCCGGCGACGAGACCTCGACCCGCCTCGATCCGGCCATCCTCAGCAGCTGGACCGGCAGTTGGGTCGCCCAGCTCGCCGCGCCGTCCGCCGAACGCATCGGCGCTGGGTGCCAGCAGATCCTCGCGGACCACGCGACCGGTTCCCAGGCCCGCACGGCACCGGACGGCAACGGCGGATGGACCGTCACCCAGCGTGGCCCACTGCGCCTGTGGGACCAGGTCGAGAGCGCGGTCCGTGACTGGCAGCACGCCGGCGCCCCGCACCAGGAGCAGTTCGGCATCACGATCACCGGCTGCGGACAGCGGGTGTGGATCGGCACCGAGGACGGACCCGGCTGGAACCTCCCGGTCTAG